The proteins below are encoded in one region of candidate division WOR-3 bacterium:
- a CDS encoding ATP-binding protein produces the protein MEQIKEVNRQYLKTLSMLLQAKYPDTVVKEIFRSDKDFQLLHDFKEEPKSAVNGKLKSGKKDAKVYEKELKRIVHRAEKKGIMIPLEKIAAENGLEPLEKELLMMLFFAQFSNRNKVEGRELLKWLSADALEMMDNMRLLLPGSRLRKNGLIVASRSWRAADGFVLEQEFRIPDRIFYEICGVQVEKEPVEVKEKELEIEEERIVNLLSVREPEVSFDQLALPEPTLRQIEQALWQYQNQGSVFNDYGIAAKIPYGKGTTMLFYGPPGTGKTATAAAIARALNKKLGVVNYPSIYSRYVGDSEKNIKQVFDEAKEADCVLVFDEADACFGVRVEERQAVDRSFNLMTNILMQEVERFDGIVILTTNRDFAFDPAFDRRFLYKLKFDLPDETQRAQIWQILLKDCAKMSPDVSFAELARRYPLSGGKIKNAVMKAVMKCARENRLVTMLDLQTAAEEELGQREEKRIGFLLGE, from the coding sequence ATGGAACAAATAAAAGAAGTGAACCGGCAGTACCTGAAGACACTGAGTATGCTACTCCAGGCAAAATATCCGGATACGGTGGTAAAGGAGATTTTCCGGTCGGATAAGGATTTTCAACTCCTGCACGATTTTAAGGAGGAGCCAAAGTCAGCGGTTAACGGTAAGTTGAAAAGTGGGAAGAAGGATGCAAAGGTTTATGAAAAGGAGTTAAAGCGGATTGTTCATCGGGCGGAGAAGAAGGGGATAATGATTCCGCTGGAGAAAATCGCCGCGGAAAACGGGCTGGAGCCATTAGAAAAAGAGTTGTTGATGATGCTGTTCTTTGCCCAGTTTTCCAATCGCAATAAAGTTGAAGGTCGGGAACTGTTAAAGTGGCTATCAGCGGATGCGCTGGAGATGATGGACAATATGCGGCTGCTTTTGCCCGGCAGCAGGTTGCGCAAGAACGGGTTGATTGTGGCATCGCGGTCCTGGCGCGCTGCGGACGGTTTTGTGCTGGAACAGGAGTTTAGAATTCCGGACCGGATTTTCTACGAGATTTGTGGTGTGCAGGTTGAGAAGGAGCCGGTCGAGGTTAAGGAAAAAGAGCTGGAAATAGAGGAAGAGCGCATAGTTAATCTGCTTTCGGTTAGAGAGCCAGAGGTGTCTTTTGACCAGCTGGCTTTGCCCGAACCGACATTAAGGCAGATTGAGCAGGCGCTCTGGCAGTACCAGAATCAGGGCAGTGTCTTCAACGATTACGGCATTGCGGCAAAGATTCCCTATGGTAAAGGGACAACGATGCTTTTCTATGGTCCACCCGGCACCGGTAAAACCGCTACCGCGGCAGCGATTGCCCGGGCACTGAACAAAAAACTGGGCGTCGTGAACTATCCCAGCATCTATAGCCGTTATGTGGGCGATTCTGAGAAGAACATCAAACAGGTTTTTGATGAGGCAAAAGAGGCAGACTGTGTTCTCGTTTTTGACGAGGCGGATGCCTGCTTTGGGGTCCGGGTTGAGGAAAGGCAGGCGGTGGACCGTTCCTTCAACCTGATGACCAATATTTTGATGCAGGAGGTGGAGCGGTTTGACGGGATTGTGATTCTGACCACCAATCGCGACTTTGCCTTTGACCCGGCGTTTGACCGACGGTTTTTGTATAAACTGAAGTTTGATTTGCCGGACGAAACACAGCGCGCGCAAATCTGGCAGATACTATTAAAGGACTGCGCGAAGATGAGCCCTGATGTCTCCTTTGCGGAACTTGCCCGACGGTATCCGCTTTCCGGCGGCAAAATCAAAAATGCGGTGATGAAGGCGGTGATGAAATGCGCCCGGGAAAACAGGCTGGTCACAATGC